The following proteins come from a genomic window of Malus domestica chromosome 02, GDT2T_hap1:
- the LOC103456076 gene encoding protein MID1-COMPLEMENTING ACTIVITY 1 has protein sequence MASFGEMANVAQLTGVDAVRLIGMIVKAASTARMHKKNCRQFAQHLKLIGNLLEQLKISELKRYPETREPLEQLEEALKRSYILVSSCQDRSYLYLLAMGWNIVYQFRKAQNEIDRYLKLVPLITLVDNARVRERLEYIEMDQCEYTLDEEDRKVQDVILKPDPSIHDTVVLKKTLSCSYPKLAFNEALQKENEKLQLELQRSQAAYDVSQCEVIQRLLEVTETVAAESSPEKNIEKVDRSHSDANNEKEHSSNESYKKNESRKTSRNTSRHDLLSTRGSHRNEEWNTDLLGCCSEPALCIKTFFYPCGTFSKIASAATNRPMSSAEACNELMAYSLVLSCCCYTCCIRRKLRKTLNISGGFIDDFLSHFMCCCCALVQEWREVEIRGVHYGAEKTKVSPPASQYMET, from the exons ATGGCGTCGTTCGGAGAAATGGCAAATGTGGCTCAGTTGACGGGCGTAGATGCGGTGAGGCTGATCGGAATGATTGTGAAGGCGGCGAGCACAGCGCGAATGCACAAGAAAAATTGCAGGCAATTTGCGCAGCATTTGAAGCTGATCGGGAACTTGTTGGAGCAACTGAAGATCTCGGAGCTTAAGAGGTATCCGGAGACGAGGGAGCCTCTGGAGCAGCTAGAGGAGGCTCTGAAAAGGTCTTACATTTTGGTCAGTAGCTGCCAAGACCGGAGCTACCTGTATTTGCTTGCAATGGGGTGGAACATTGTGTATCAGTTCAGGAAGGCTCAGAACGAAATCGATAGATACTTGAAGCTCGTCCCTCTGATTACTCTTGTGGACAACGCTCGAGTCAGG GAAAGATTGGAATACATTGAAATGGATCAATGTGAATACACATTGGATGAGGAGGACAGAAAGGTACAGGACGTGATCCTTAAACCAGACCCCTCAATACATGACACTGTAGTACTGAAGAAAACACTTTCATGCTCCTACCCAAAATTAGCTTTTAACGAGGCGCTccaaaaggaaaatgaaaagcTTCAACTTGAACTACAACGGTCACAAGCTGCTTATGATGTGAGTCAATGTGAAGTAATTCAGCGTTTGCTAGAAGTGACAGAAACTGTTGCTGCAGAGTCTTCCCCTGAAAAAAATATTGAGAAAGTAGACCGCAGTCATTCAGATGCCAATAACGAGAAAGAACATTCATCTAATGAaagctataaaaaaaatgaatctcGCAAAACTTCAAG AAACACGTCTAGACATGATTTGTTGTCAACTAGAGGTTCACATCGAAATGAAGAATGGAATACTGATCTACTTGGATGTTGCTCAGAACCAGCTCTGT GTATAAAGACATTCTTCTACCCTTGCGGGACGTTTTCAAAAATTGCTTCTGCGGCAACTAACAGGCCTATGT CTTCAGCAGAAGCATGTAATGAATTGATGGCTTATTCGCTAGTATTGTCGTGCTGTTGTTATACATGCTGCATTAGAAGGAAGCTTCGCAAGACGTTGAATATCTCG GGGGGCTTTATTGATGACTTCCTTTCTCATTTTATGTGCTGCTGCTGTGCCCTTGTCCAAGAATGGCGAGAAGTTGAAATACGCGGGGTTCATTATG